The Mytilus galloprovincialis chromosome 7, xbMytGall1.hap1.1, whole genome shotgun sequence genome has a window encoding:
- the LOC143082621 gene encoding vesicle transport protein GOT1B-like produces the protein MYQITDFQKIGVGLAGFGIAFLFLGIMFFFDRGLLAIGNILFIVGLSFVIGMERTVRFFFQKHKIKATSFFIGGIFVVLLGFPVIGMCVELYGFFLLFSGFFPVVINFLRRVPVIGTILNLPYIRQVADKLGESNSMV, from the exons ATGTATCAGATCACAGATTTTCAAA agATTGGTGTTGGGCTAGCTGGATTTGGAATTGCCTTTCTGTTTCTAGGaattatgtttttctttgacaGAGGATTACTAGCCATTGGAAAT atTTTATTTATAGTTGGACTTTCTTTTGTGATAGGAATGGAAAGAACTGTAagatttttctttcaaaaacataaaattaaagccACAAGTTTCTTTATTGGAGGAATATTTGTTGTATTATTAGGATTTCCAGTCATAGGAATGTGTGTAGAATTATATggatttttcttattatttag TGGGTTTTTCCCAGTAGTAATTAACTTTTTAAGAAGAGTACCAGTTATAggaacaattttaaatttacctTATATTCGACAG GTTGCAGACAAACTTGGAGAGTCCAATTCAATGGTATAG